A genomic window from Silene latifolia isolate original U9 population chromosome Y, ASM4854445v1, whole genome shotgun sequence includes:
- the LOC141632673 gene encoding uncharacterized protein LOC141632673, with translation MNPLKYLFEKPILSGRIARWTMMLAEFDLTFMALKSIKGKVISNYLADFPVSEDKQEAYDFPDEEIFVTDDDYWQLFFDGASNQKGYGIGVLLTSPDGAHTPLSVKLDFSVTNNEAEYEACILGLRAAAALGLKNLRVYRDSSLIINQILGKWKVKSEGLALYQMYLETILKHFDDPKFIYLSRDENQFADALAKVAAMINIPHELENIPLCIERREEPAYCMALDNTVAGDDAPWFTDVLNYHLGRGFPPDSDVRTQRAIKRFAAQFILSQGKLYKKSKEGVLLLCVGEKEAQRIMEEVHNGTCGPHMNGRMLAIKIMRIGYFWSTQEHDCTQYVKRCHKCQIYANAQHIPPLLLYNFASPWPFSIWGIDIIGKITPKGTGGHEFILVAIDYFTKWVEAAFYATLTSKHVAKFITENIICRYGVPRELISDHGSHFKKDVAALLTHYKIQQRKSSTFRPQMNGAVEAVNKNVKTIIEKMTEKYHDWPAKLPFALWGYRTSVRTPTGATPYSLVYGMEAVLPIELEIPSLRIALESRIPEVDWVQARYEELLLIDEKRLTALNQVQLY, from the coding sequence ATGAACCCCTTGAAGTATCTATTTGAAAAGCCAATCCTTAGCGGCAGAatagcaagatggaccatgatgcttgCTGAGTTCGATCTTACATTTATGGCCCTTAAATCGATTAAGGGAAAGGTAATTTCTAATTACCTAGCTGATTTTCCCGTTTCAGAAGACAAACAGGAAGCATACGACTTCCCTGACGAGGAAATATTTGTTACTGATGACGACTATTGGCAGTTATTTTTCGATGGCGCATCCAATCAAAAGGGATATGGCATAGGTGTACTGTTGACTTCACCAGATGGGGCACATACCCCACTCTCAGTCAAGTTAGATTTTAGCGTCACAaataatgaagcagaatatgaagcatgtATATTAGGACTTCGGGCAGCAGCAGCCTTGGGGCTTAAAAACTTGAGAGTATATAGAGATTCGTCACTCATTATAAATCAGATTTTGGGAAAATGGAAAGTCAAAAGTGAGGGCCTGGCACTTTACCAAATGTACCTCGAAACCATTCTCAAGCATTTTGACGATCCGAAGTTCATTTATTTATCCCGAGATGAaaaccaatttgcagatgctctagcTAAAGTGGCGGCGATGATCAATATTCCACATGAATTAGAAAATATTCCATTATGCATTGAAAGAAGAGAAGAACCAGCATACTGTATGGCCCTTGACAATACAGTAGCCGGTGATGACGCACCATGGTTCACAGATGTATTGAACTACCATTTAGGAAGAGGCTTTCCGCCAGATTCTGATGTAAGGACGCAGCGCGCTATCAAAAGGTTTGCAGCACAATTTATTCTTAGTCAAGGAAAGTTATACAAGAAGTCTAAGGAAGGGGTATTACTTTTATGCGTGGGCGAAAAGGAAGCTCAAAGAATTATGGAAGAAGTGCATAATGGTACTTGCGGACCGCACATGAACGGTCGGATGCTAGCTATAAAGATAATGCGAATAGGATATTTTTGGTCGACACAGGAACATGATTGTACACAATATGTCAAGAGATGTCATAAATGCCAGATTTATGCCAATGCACAGCATATACCACCTTTATTGTTGTACAATTTTGCATCACCTTGGCCATTTTCGATATGGGGCATAGATATAATTGGCAAAATCACTCCCAAGGGAACCGGAGGACATGAATTTATAttagtagcaatcgactacttTACTAAGTGGGTTGAGGCAGCGTTTTATGCTACCTTGACTTCTAAACATGTTGCCAAGTTCATCACCGAAAATATAATTTGTAGGTATGGTGTCCCTCGTGAATTGATTAGTGATCATGGTTCCCATTTTAAGAAAGATGTGGCTGCCTTACTAACGCATTACAAGATCCAACAGCGTAAGTCATCTACGTTTAGACCACAAATGAATGGGGCAGTGGAAGCGGTGAATAAAAATGTGAAAACTATAATTGAAAAGATGACAGAAAAGTATCATGATTGGCCTGCAAAGTTGCCtttcgccttatggggatatcgtacgtCGGTTAGAACACCAACCGGTGCAACACCATATTCACTAGTCTACGGGATGGAGGCAGTACTTCCTATAGAACTTGAAATTCCCTCTCTTAGAATTGCATTGGAAAGCAGAATACCGGAAGTGGATTGGGTTCAAGCTCGATATGAAGAATTGCTATTAATAGATGAGAAAAGACTAACAGCTCTTAACCAAGTTCAGTTATACTAA